A single Brevundimonas sp. M20 DNA region contains:
- a CDS encoding MATE family efflux transporter: MPRPMIALNDKTRATLKELLNLAWPVVLARIGIMTMGLTDAIVVGHYASRELAYHSLAWAPSSVVLTTAVGLMMGVQIVTARLRGEGRHGEIGAVLRRGMVYALQIGIAAMLALAFLGPWVMNTVSFEEGLGAGASGPLVVFAVSMPFYLISVAAQFFLEGLSKPKPGMWAMWVANGVNIGLNLLLVPDLLGLGVNGAVASAWATFGARLALAAFLVIYILRLPEAKSWNLWKRPARDRETEREQVKVGLGAGASNFIEVGAFAAMTVIAGLLGTNETASWAIVINMSAIVFMLPMGLSSATAVLVGRAYGARDREGVLRAGFAGIGVVTALALLVALIIWPTAGLLVRAYTVDPALIAIAGPALVLATLFFVADGIQVVAAQANRAAGDVWWPTIMHFFAYGAIMMPLGWVLAHQIGVDGLVWAVIIASLVSGSLLTGRFVRVARRLPQGIGE; encoded by the coding sequence GTGCCGCGTCCCATGATCGCCCTGAACGACAAGACCCGCGCCACCCTGAAGGAACTGCTGAATCTCGCCTGGCCGGTGGTGCTGGCGCGGATCGGCATCATGACCATGGGGCTGACCGACGCGATCGTGGTCGGCCACTACGCGTCGCGCGAGCTGGCCTATCACTCGCTGGCCTGGGCGCCGTCGTCGGTGGTGCTGACGACCGCCGTGGGCCTGATGATGGGGGTGCAGATCGTCACCGCCCGCCTGCGCGGCGAGGGGCGGCACGGCGAGATCGGCGCGGTGCTGCGCCGGGGCATGGTCTATGCGCTGCAGATCGGGATCGCCGCCATGCTGGCGCTGGCCTTCCTCGGTCCGTGGGTGATGAACACCGTGAGCTTTGAAGAGGGGCTCGGCGCCGGGGCGTCCGGCCCGCTGGTGGTCTTCGCCGTGTCCATGCCCTTCTACCTGATCTCGGTGGCGGCCCAGTTCTTCCTGGAGGGCCTGTCCAAGCCCAAGCCCGGCATGTGGGCCATGTGGGTGGCGAACGGCGTGAACATCGGCCTGAACCTGCTGCTGGTGCCGGACCTGCTGGGGCTGGGCGTCAACGGTGCGGTGGCCTCGGCCTGGGCGACGTTCGGGGCGCGACTGGCGCTGGCGGCCTTCCTCGTCATCTACATCCTGCGTCTGCCCGAGGCGAAGAGCTGGAACCTGTGGAAGCGGCCCGCGCGGGATCGCGAGACCGAGCGGGAGCAGGTCAAGGTCGGGCTGGGCGCGGGCGCATCCAACTTCATCGAGGTCGGCGCCTTCGCCGCCATGACGGTGATCGCGGGCCTGCTGGGCACCAACGAGACCGCCAGCTGGGCCATCGTGATCAATATGTCGGCCATCGTCTTCATGCTGCCGATGGGGCTGTCGTCGGCGACGGCGGTGCTGGTCGGCCGCGCCTATGGCGCGCGGGACCGCGAGGGCGTGCTGCGCGCGGGCTTCGCGGGGATCGGGGTGGTGACGGCGCTGGCGCTGCTGGTGGCCCTGATCATCTGGCCGACGGCGGGGCTGCTGGTGCGCGCCTACACGGTCGATCCGGCCCTGATCGCCATCGCCGGACCGGCGCTGGTGCTGGCCACCCTGTTCTTCGTGGCCGACGGCATCCAGGTCGTCGCCGCGCAGGCCAACCGCGCCGCGGGCGATGTCTGGTGGCCGACGATCATGCATTTCTTCGCCTATGGCGCGATCATGATGCCGCTGGGCTGGGTGCTGGCCCACCAGATCGGCGTCGATGGTCTGGTCTGGGCGGTGATCATCGCCAGTCTGGTGTCCGGCAGCCTGCTGACCGGGCGGTTCGTGAGGGTGGCGCGGCGGCTGCCGCAAGGGATTGGGGAGTAG
- a CDS encoding DUF1489 family protein, translated as MPLHMIKLCVGVSEVEWLERRAEGGRPLIVHTRMTPKRATELEDGGSLYWVIKGSVLCRQPILDISTLGEGSQSRCEITLEPRVIRTAPLARRPFQGWRYFEPKDAPADLTAADASDLPDDLARELRELGAW; from the coding sequence ATGCCCCTGCACATGATCAAGCTCTGCGTCGGCGTCTCCGAGGTCGAATGGCTGGAGCGGCGCGCCGAGGGCGGCCGGCCGCTCATCGTCCACACCCGCATGACACCCAAACGCGCGACGGAGCTGGAGGACGGCGGCTCCCTCTACTGGGTCATCAAGGGCTCGGTCCTGTGCCGCCAGCCGATCCTCGACATCTCGACGCTCGGCGAAGGCAGCCAGAGCCGCTGCGAGATCACGCTGGAGCCCCGCGTCATCCGCACCGCCCCCCTCGCCCGCCGCCCCTTCCAAGGGTGGCGCTATTTCGAGCCCAAGGACGCCCCCGCCGACCTGACGGCCGCCGACGCCTCGGACCTGCCGGATGATCTGGCGCGGGAACTCCGGGAGTTGGGGGCGTGGTGA
- a CDS encoding carboxyl transferase domain-containing protein has product MPKLTSAIDTASAAFKALDAHNRALRDELYEKVAKAGRGGSDASRERHVSRGKLLPRDRVERLLDPGSPFLEIGQLAAGGMYNDEAPGAGMICGVGRVSGREVMIVANDPTVKGGAYFPMTVKKHLRAQEIAEQNNLPCVYLVDSGGANLPHQAEVFPDRDHFGRIFFNQARMSARSIPQIACVMGSCTAGGAYVPAMSDETVIVRDQGTIFLAGPPLVKAATGEVISAEELGGAETHGRKSGVVDHVAENDEHALEIVRSIVANLNTVKRVDLDVREPRPPALPAEDLYGIIPDDVRAPYDVREVIARIVDGSELDEFKALYGTSLVCGFARIWGYPVAILANNGVLFSESAQKGAHFIELACKRKIPLLFLQNISGFMVGGKYEAEGIAKHGAKLVTAVASAEVPKFTVLIGGSFGAGNYGMCGRAYSPRFLFTWPNSRISVMGGEQAASVLATVHRDADNWTPEQAEAFKAPVRQKYEDEGNPYYASARLWDDGVIDPAQTRDVLGLAISASLNAPIPETTFGVFRM; this is encoded by the coding sequence ATGCCGAAGCTGACCTCCGCCATCGACACCGCCTCCGCCGCCTTCAAGGCGCTGGACGCCCACAACCGCGCCCTGCGCGATGAACTTTACGAGAAGGTGGCGAAAGCCGGGCGCGGCGGCTCGGACGCCAGCCGCGAGCGCCACGTCTCGCGCGGCAAGCTGCTCCCACGGGATCGGGTCGAGCGCCTGCTGGACCCCGGCTCCCCCTTCCTCGAGATCGGCCAGTTGGCCGCCGGGGGCATGTATAATGACGAGGCGCCGGGCGCGGGCATGATCTGCGGCGTCGGCCGGGTCTCTGGCCGCGAGGTCATGATCGTCGCCAACGACCCGACCGTGAAGGGCGGCGCCTACTTCCCGATGACGGTGAAGAAGCACCTGCGCGCCCAGGAGATCGCCGAGCAGAACAACCTGCCCTGCGTCTATCTGGTCGATTCCGGCGGGGCCAACCTGCCGCATCAGGCCGAGGTCTTTCCCGACCGCGACCACTTCGGCCGCATCTTCTTCAACCAGGCCCGCATGTCGGCCAGGTCGATCCCCCAGATCGCCTGCGTCATGGGCTCCTGCACGGCGGGCGGCGCCTATGTCCCGGCCATGTCGGACGAAACCGTCATCGTCCGGGATCAGGGCACCATCTTCCTGGCCGGTCCGCCGCTGGTGAAGGCCGCGACCGGCGAGGTGATCTCGGCCGAGGAGCTGGGCGGCGCCGAGACCCACGGCCGCAAGTCCGGCGTGGTCGATCATGTCGCCGAGAATGACGAACACGCGCTGGAGATCGTCCGCTCCATCGTCGCCAACCTGAACACGGTGAAGCGCGTCGATCTGGACGTGCGCGAGCCGCGCCCGCCCGCCCTGCCCGCCGAAGACCTGTACGGCATCATCCCCGACGACGTCCGCGCCCCCTATGACGTGCGCGAGGTCATCGCCCGCATCGTCGACGGCTCGGAACTGGACGAGTTCAAGGCCCTGTACGGCACGTCGCTGGTCTGCGGCTTCGCCCGCATCTGGGGCTATCCGGTCGCCATCCTCGCCAACAACGGCGTCCTGTTCTCGGAAAGCGCCCAGAAGGGCGCCCACTTCATCGAACTGGCCTGCAAGCGGAAGATCCCCCTGCTGTTCCTGCAGAACATCTCGGGCTTCATGGTCGGCGGCAAATACGAGGCCGAGGGCATCGCCAAGCACGGCGCCAAGCTGGTCACCGCCGTCGCCTCGGCCGAAGTCCCGAAATTCACCGTCCTGATCGGCGGCAGCTTCGGGGCCGGCAACTACGGCATGTGCGGCCGCGCCTACAGCCCGCGCTTCCTCTTCACCTGGCCCAACAGCCGTATCTCGGTGATGGGCGGCGAACAGGCCGCCAGCGTCCTCGCCACCGTCCACCGCGACGCCGACAACTGGACGCCCGAACAGGCCGAAGCCTTCAAGGCCCCGGTCCGCCAGAAATACGAGGACGAGGGCAACCCCTACTACGCTTCCGCCCGCCTCTGGGACGACGGCGTCATCGACCCCGCCCAGACCCGCGACGTCCTCGGCCTCGCCATCAGCGCCAGCCTGAATGCCCCGATCCCGGAGACGACCTTCGGCGTGTTCCGGATGTGA
- a CDS encoding putative quinol monooxygenase: MYGLIGRMTARAGQREALTAILLDRVALGMPGCLSYVVSHDPADPEAIRVSEVWINEAAHRDALADEAVKTLLRRGLPLIATFEDATVTTPVGGLGLG; encoded by the coding sequence ATGTACGGTTTGATCGGTCGGATGACGGCCCGGGCGGGTCAGCGGGAGGCGCTGACGGCGATTCTGCTGGACCGGGTGGCGCTGGGGATGCCGGGGTGCCTGAGTTATGTCGTGTCGCATGATCCGGCCGACCCGGAGGCCATCCGGGTGAGCGAGGTCTGGATCAATGAAGCCGCCCACCGCGACGCCCTGGCCGACGAGGCGGTGAAGACCTTGCTGCGTCGGGGCCTGCCGCTGATCGCCACGTTCGAGGATGCGACCGTGACGACGCCGGTGGGCGGACTGGGGCTGGGCTGA
- a CDS encoding NADPH-dependent FMN reductase, producing the protein MSKIAFIVGSLRKGSLNRLTAEALIRQAPEGLEGVIVEIGDLPLYNPDLEEAAPAAWTRFRDEMRGVDGMVFVTPEYNRSVPGALKNALDVGSRPYGHSIWSGKPAAVVTVSPGAIGGFGANHHLRQSLVFLDMPTLQQPEAYIGNAGELFDDKGEVKVEGTKTFLTSIMAAFGKLVAKHG; encoded by the coding sequence ATGAGCAAAATCGCCTTTATCGTCGGCAGCCTGCGCAAGGGCTCCCTGAATCGGCTAACGGCCGAGGCGCTGATCCGTCAGGCGCCCGAGGGGCTGGAGGGCGTGATCGTCGAGATCGGCGACCTGCCGCTGTACAATCCCGATCTGGAAGAGGCCGCGCCCGCCGCCTGGACCCGGTTCCGCGACGAGATGCGGGGCGTGGACGGGATGGTCTTCGTGACGCCGGAGTACAATCGTTCGGTCCCGGGCGCGCTGAAGAACGCCCTCGACGTGGGCTCGCGCCCCTATGGCCACAGCATCTGGTCGGGCAAGCCCGCGGCCGTCGTCACGGTTTCGCCCGGCGCCATCGGCGGGTTCGGGGCCAACCACCACCTGCGCCAGTCGCTGGTCTTCCTCGACATGCCGACCCTGCAACAGCCCGAGGCCTATATCGGCAATGCGGGCGAGCTTTTCGATGACAAGGGCGAGGTGAAGGTCGAGGGGACCAAGACCTTCCTGACGAGCATCATGGCGGCGTTCGGCAAGCTGGTGGCGAAGCACGGCTGA
- a CDS encoding enoyl-CoA hydratase-related protein — protein sequence MADKPTETQPEDALDITDAEAAEINAIAHPLVADPAPDANDDLVQIDATADGVVFVTINRPHKRNAFDAAVIGALREAFETLHGADKVRLVFIRGAGGTFSAGADMGWMKDAAGWSESDNRDDAMSLARMLKALHDVPALTCAIVEGSAMGGGAGIVAACDMAVAVEGARFAFSEVKLGLIPATIAPYVVEAIGARRARQLFLTANIFDADYAAHAGLIDMVLPEGSVDEFISMLTDSLSGNAPGAMGDAKRLVHYVAAHDKIDGGLMDETAKRIARARVSEEGQEGVAAFLEKRAPKWAE from the coding sequence ATGGCTGACAAGCCCACCGAAACCCAACCCGAAGACGCCCTCGACATCACCGACGCCGAGGCCGCCGAGATCAACGCCATCGCCCATCCGCTGGTCGCCGATCCGGCGCCGGACGCCAACGATGATCTGGTCCAGATCGACGCGACCGCCGACGGCGTGGTCTTCGTCACCATCAATCGCCCGCACAAGCGCAACGCCTTCGACGCCGCCGTCATCGGCGCCCTGCGCGAGGCCTTCGAGACCCTGCACGGCGCCGACAAGGTGCGTCTGGTCTTCATCCGCGGCGCGGGCGGCACGTTCAGCGCCGGCGCCGACATGGGCTGGATGAAGGACGCGGCGGGCTGGTCGGAAAGCGACAACCGCGACGACGCCATGAGCCTGGCGCGGATGCTCAAGGCCCTGCATGACGTTCCGGCCCTGACCTGCGCCATCGTCGAGGGCTCGGCCATGGGCGGCGGCGCCGGCATCGTGGCCGCCTGCGACATGGCCGTGGCCGTCGAGGGCGCCCGCTTCGCCTTCTCCGAGGTCAAGCTGGGCCTGATCCCGGCGACCATCGCCCCCTATGTGGTCGAGGCCATCGGCGCCCGCCGCGCGCGCCAGCTGTTCCTGACCGCCAACATCTTCGACGCCGACTACGCTGCCCACGCGGGCCTGATCGACATGGTCCTGCCGGAAGGCTCTGTGGACGAGTTCATCTCCATGCTGACCGACAGCCTGTCGGGCAACGCGCCGGGCGCCATGGGCGACGCCAAGCGTCTGGTCCACTACGTCGCCGCTCACGACAAGATCGACGGCGGCCTGATGGACGAAACCGCCAAGCGGATCGCCCGCGCCCGCGTCTCCGAAGAAGGCCAGGAAGGCGTCGCCGCCTTCCTCGAAAAACGCGCCCCCAAGTGGGCGGAGTAG
- the metG gene encoding methionine--tRNA ligase: MSRILITSALPYINGIKHLGNLAGSMLPADVWARFKRGQGHDVLYICATDEHGTPAELAAAKAGQDVRTYCDEQHEIQKAAGEAFGLSYDWFGRSSNEPNRRLTQHFAKVLEEKGLIEERVDRMIYSIDDARFLPDRYVEGTCPHCGFVGARGDQCDNCGRLLDPTDLIDPYSSVSGSKNLEVRDTRHLYLLQTRVEQPIRDWVGTKTDWQTLAKSIAYKHLDEGLIDRGITRDLKWGVPVVGPDGGPRPGMEGKVFYVWFDAPIEYIGATEEWANATGGDWRSWWRTDEGADDVRYVQFMGKDNVAFHTVSFPATIIGSGEPWKMVDQLKAFNWLNWYGGKFSTSQKRGVFMDQALELLPADYWRWHLTAYGPEHSDAAFTWEQFQSTTNKDLADVLGNFVNRIVKFTESKFGGVVPQGGALTDVDQDFLNQIKAGIAEATANLEDMEFRKAAQSIRAVWVLGNEYLQVAAPWTAFKTDVERAETATRLALNLVALFARLAAPIIPASAEKIAATVGSTDLSWPSADADLFNLLPVGQPVAAASVLFAKIEDEQVAEWSARFGGAEA; encoded by the coding sequence ATGTCCCGCATCCTCATCACCTCGGCGCTGCCCTACATCAACGGCATCAAGCATCTGGGGAATCTGGCGGGCTCGATGCTGCCGGCGGACGTGTGGGCGCGGTTCAAGCGCGGGCAGGGGCATGATGTCCTGTACATCTGCGCCACCGACGAGCACGGCACCCCGGCCGAGCTGGCCGCCGCCAAGGCCGGGCAGGACGTGCGCACCTATTGCGACGAGCAGCATGAGATCCAGAAGGCCGCCGGTGAAGCCTTCGGCCTCAGCTACGACTGGTTCGGCCGGTCCTCGAACGAGCCGAACCGCCGCCTGACCCAGCATTTCGCCAAGGTGCTGGAGGAGAAGGGGCTGATCGAGGAGCGGGTCGACCGGATGATCTATTCGATCGACGACGCCCGCTTCCTGCCGGACCGCTATGTGGAGGGCACCTGCCCGCACTGTGGCTTCGTCGGCGCGCGCGGCGACCAGTGCGACAACTGCGGCCGCCTGCTGGACCCGACCGATCTGATCGATCCGTATTCGTCGGTCTCGGGGTCGAAGAACCTCGAGGTGCGCGACACCCGCCACCTGTACCTGCTGCAAACCAGGGTCGAGCAGCCGATCCGTGACTGGGTGGGCACCAAGACCGACTGGCAGACGCTGGCCAAATCCATCGCCTACAAGCACCTTGACGAAGGCCTGATCGACCGTGGCATCACCCGCGACCTGAAGTGGGGCGTGCCGGTGGTCGGGCCTGACGGCGGGCCGCGTCCGGGCATGGAGGGCAAGGTCTTCTACGTCTGGTTCGACGCCCCCATCGAATACATCGGCGCGACCGAGGAATGGGCCAATGCGACGGGCGGCGACTGGCGCAGCTGGTGGCGCACCGACGAGGGCGCCGACGATGTCCGCTACGTCCAGTTCATGGGCAAGGACAACGTCGCCTTCCACACCGTCAGCTTCCCGGCGACGATCATCGGCTCGGGCGAGCCGTGGAAGATGGTCGACCAGTTGAAGGCCTTTAACTGGCTGAACTGGTACGGCGGGAAGTTCTCGACCAGCCAGAAGCGCGGCGTCTTCATGGATCAGGCGCTGGAGCTGCTGCCCGCCGACTACTGGCGCTGGCACCTGACGGCCTATGGCCCGGAGCATTCCGATGCGGCCTTCACCTGGGAGCAGTTCCAGTCGACGACGAACAAGGACCTGGCCGACGTGCTTGGCAATTTCGTCAACCGGATCGTCAAGTTCACCGAGTCGAAGTTCGGCGGCGTCGTTCCGCAGGGCGGGGCGCTGACCGACGTGGATCAGGACTTCCTGAACCAGATCAAGGCCGGGATCGCCGAGGCGACCGCCAATCTGGAAGACATGGAGTTCCGCAAGGCCGCGCAGTCGATCCGCGCCGTCTGGGTGCTGGGCAATGAGTATCTCCAGGTCGCGGCGCCGTGGACGGCGTTCAAGACGGATGTGGAGCGGGCCGAGACCGCGACGCGTCTGGCGTTGAATCTGGTCGCCCTGTTCGCCCGTCTGGCCGCCCCGATCATCCCGGCCTCGGCGGAGAAGATCGCCGCCACGGTCGGCTCGACCGACCTGTCGTGGCCGTCGGCGGACGCGGATCTGTTCAACCTGCTGCCCGTCGGTCAGCCGGTCGCCGCCGCCAGCGTCCTGTTCGCCAAGATCGAGGACGAACAGGTGGCGGAGTGGTCCGCGCGGTTCGGCGGGGCGGAAGCTTAA
- a CDS encoding biotin carboxylase N-terminal domain-containing protein gives MFKSVLVANRGEIACRVFRTARAMGIRTIAVYSEADADALHVREADEAVLIGPAAARESYLVAEKVLQAAKDTGAEAIHPGYGFLSENADFAEAVMAAGIIWIGPKPDSIRAMGLKDAAKKLMIEAGVPVTPGYQGEDQSDETLTAEANRIGFPVLIKAVAGGGGKGMKKVDRAEDFADGLASARREGQSSFGDPRVLIESYITRPRHIEVQVFGDSHGTVVHLNERDCSLQRRHQKVIEEAPAPGMDQATRDAVTAAAVRAAKAVNYQGAGTIEFIADASDGLKADRIWFMEMNTRLQVEHPVTEAITGVDLVEWQFRVAAGEPIPLKQDEIGINGWAMEARLYAEDPANGFLPSIGRLEHFVLPGDPRRPYAAYDVRIDTGVMQGGEVSQFYDPMIAKLIVHGNTREAAAEALADAAGDVEVWPVKTNAAFLVNCLEHPRFVSGDVDTGFIAAEEAVLTTFTLSDHGLQGAAREVRFEDGINGVGRDPFAPWESWTEAAGLRLNASPSLKQTLFVDGVRTVIEIDDAIAAQHSHFEPERGTTIYFESGAPFRVSSLSPRGAAAGPASDGSLRAPMPGKIVAAPAVAGDTVAKGAPIVVLEAMKMEHALVAPFDGVVQSVSVVVGDQVGDGVVLAVVTPVESLP, from the coding sequence ATGTTCAAATCCGTCCTTGTCGCCAACCGTGGCGAGATCGCCTGCCGCGTCTTCCGCACCGCCCGCGCGATGGGGATTCGCACCATCGCCGTCTATTCCGAGGCCGACGCCGACGCCCTGCATGTGCGCGAGGCCGATGAGGCCGTGCTGATCGGCCCGGCCGCCGCCCGCGAATCCTATCTGGTCGCCGAAAAGGTGCTGCAGGCCGCGAAGGACACGGGCGCCGAGGCCATCCACCCCGGCTACGGCTTCCTGTCCGAGAACGCCGACTTCGCAGAAGCCGTCATGGCGGCGGGCATCATCTGGATCGGCCCGAAGCCGGACTCGATCCGCGCCATGGGCCTGAAGGACGCGGCCAAGAAGCTGATGATCGAGGCGGGCGTGCCCGTCACCCCCGGCTATCAGGGCGAGGATCAGTCGGACGAAACCCTGACCGCCGAGGCGAACAGGATCGGCTTCCCGGTCCTCATCAAGGCCGTCGCCGGCGGCGGCGGGAAGGGCATGAAGAAGGTCGACCGCGCGGAAGACTTCGCCGACGGCCTCGCCTCGGCCCGCCGCGAGGGTCAGTCCTCCTTCGGTGACCCGCGCGTGCTGATCGAAAGCTACATCACCCGCCCGCGCCACATCGAGGTTCAGGTCTTCGGCGACAGCCACGGCACGGTCGTCCACCTGAACGAGCGCGACTGCTCCCTGCAACGCCGCCACCAGAAGGTCATCGAGGAGGCCCCGGCCCCCGGCATGGACCAGGCGACCCGTGACGCCGTCACCGCCGCCGCCGTCCGCGCGGCGAAGGCCGTGAACTATCAGGGCGCCGGCACCATCGAGTTCATCGCCGACGCCTCCGACGGCCTGAAGGCCGACCGCATCTGGTTCATGGAGATGAACACCCGGCTGCAGGTCGAACACCCGGTCACCGAGGCCATCACCGGCGTCGATCTGGTCGAATGGCAGTTCCGCGTCGCCGCGGGCGAGCCCATCCCGCTGAAGCAGGACGAGATCGGCATCAACGGCTGGGCCATGGAGGCCCGCCTCTACGCCGAAGACCCGGCCAACGGCTTCCTGCCGTCGATCGGCAGGCTGGAGCATTTTGTACTGCCCGGCGATCCCCGTCGTCCCTACGCGGCCTACGATGTCCGTATCGACACCGGCGTCATGCAGGGCGGTGAAGTCAGCCAGTTCTACGACCCGATGATCGCCAAGCTGATCGTTCACGGGAATACGCGTGAAGCTGCGGCTGAAGCCCTCGCCGACGCCGCCGGCGACGTCGAGGTCTGGCCGGTAAAGACCAACGCCGCCTTCCTCGTGAACTGCCTTGAGCACCCCCGGTTCGTCTCCGGCGATGTCGACACCGGCTTCATCGCGGCGGAGGAAGCCGTGCTGACCACCTTCACCCTCAGTGACCACGGCCTGCAGGGCGCCGCGCGGGAGGTTCGCTTTGAGGACGGCATAAACGGTGTGGGCCGCGATCCTTTCGCCCCTTGGGAATCCTGGACCGAGGCGGCTGGCCTTCGCCTGAACGCCTCACCGTCCTTGAAGCAAACCCTCTTCGTGGACGGTGTCCGCACCGTCATCGAGATCGACGACGCCATCGCGGCGCAGCATTCGCATTTCGAACCCGAACGCGGGACCACGATCTACTTCGAGAGCGGTGCCCCGTTCAGGGTGTCATCCCTCTCACCGAGGGGCGCCGCCGCTGGCCCCGCATCCGACGGCTCCCTCCGCGCCCCCATGCCCGGCAAGATCGTCGCCGCCCCGGCCGTCGCGGGCGACACGGTCGCCAAGGGCGCGCCCATCGTGGTGCTGGAAGCCATGAAGATGGAGCACGCTCTCGTCGCACCCTTCGACGGCGTGGTTCAGAGCGTTTCTGTTGTCGTCGGCGATCAGGTGGGCGACGGTGTCGTCCTCGCCGTCGTCACCCCTGTTGAAAGCCTGCCCTGA
- a CDS encoding lysozyme inhibitor LprI family protein has translation MFATLALALSLTTAPQVSQPSFNCARASTPAEHAICADARLGRLDRGLADRYVAVRGAMTPPMREALTRDQRWFLGARDEWQENSTRGGFRDFPDLAARMDDRIAFLDRLQTRPATHMQGLWRNAAGSVEIRTLEKGQVSVDISAAYPVNARWLCEVSGRGQVGDRVITLDGGDGWRIRLSLYQGYLKVEEIAPSGQGGSRPYCGANGHLGEAYFLTR, from the coding sequence ATGTTCGCCACCCTCGCTCTCGCCCTGTCGCTGACCACCGCGCCGCAGGTCAGTCAGCCCTCGTTCAACTGCGCGCGCGCCTCGACCCCGGCGGAGCACGCCATCTGCGCCGATGCCCGGCTGGGGCGGCTGGATCGGGGGCTGGCGGATCGCTACGTCGCCGTGCGCGGAGCGATGACGCCGCCGATGCGCGAGGCCCTGACGCGAGACCAGCGGTGGTTCCTCGGCGCCCGCGACGAGTGGCAGGAGAACAGCACGCGCGGCGGTTTCCGCGACTTCCCGGATCTGGCGGCGCGGATGGACGACCGGATCGCCTTCCTGGACCGGCTGCAGACGCGTCCGGCGACCCATATGCAGGGCCTCTGGCGCAATGCGGCGGGCTCGGTCGAAATTCGCACGCTGGAGAAGGGGCAGGTCTCGGTCGATATCAGCGCCGCCTACCCGGTCAACGCCCGTTGGCTGTGCGAGGTCTCGGGCAGGGGGCAGGTCGGAGATCGCGTCATCACCCTCGATGGCGGCGACGGCTGGCGCATCCGCCTGTCGCTGTATCAGGGCTATCTGAAGGTCGAGGAAATCGCGCCGAGCGGGCAGGGCGGTTCGCGTCCCTACTGCGGCGCCAACGGCCATCTGGGCGAGGCTTACTTCCTGACGCGGTGA